From the genome of Polyangiaceae bacterium, one region includes:
- a CDS encoding carbohydrate-binding family 9-like protein, with protein sequence MMLRPIALAVLVVGVGACRAGERADDKKPRPVPNSAAVPDNRRVIKEMVVPTLPAGQTITIDGKLDEGAWQQAASSGEFVDVGTGVTNPRLPVQGSVRLLWDDTYFYVAFDVKDASIRGGFPADAKDPHLWERDTVEIMIDPDGDGDNKDYYEIQIGPQNLVFDSQFDNYNQPRGGPNGPFGHQDWSAALESAVVLNGKIDDDVEKDEGYVVEAKIPWSSFTKASKVPPESGSFWRMNFYAMQNNGGVAWSPILGMGNFHKAARFGRVKWQR encoded by the coding sequence GTGATGTTGCGCCCCATTGCCTTGGCTGTGCTCGTCGTTGGCGTTGGGGCGTGTAGGGCGGGCGAGCGCGCGGACGACAAAAAACCTCGACCGGTGCCCAATTCCGCGGCCGTGCCGGACAATCGGCGCGTCATCAAAGAAATGGTCGTGCCGACGCTGCCGGCGGGGCAAACCATTACGATTGACGGTAAGCTCGACGAGGGCGCTTGGCAGCAAGCGGCATCTTCTGGGGAATTCGTCGATGTCGGCACGGGCGTGACAAACCCGCGTTTGCCCGTACAGGGCAGCGTGCGTCTGCTTTGGGACGACACGTATTTTTACGTCGCATTCGACGTGAAAGACGCGAGCATTCGAGGCGGATTTCCCGCGGATGCGAAGGACCCGCATTTGTGGGAGCGCGACACGGTCGAAATCATGATCGATCCCGACGGGGATGGGGACAACAAGGATTATTACGAAATCCAAATTGGCCCCCAAAACCTCGTTTTCGATTCGCAATTCGATAATTACAACCAGCCTCGGGGCGGCCCCAATGGTCCGTTCGGGCACCAAGACTGGAGCGCGGCGCTCGAAAGTGCCGTCGTCTTGAACGGGAAAATCGATGATGACGTCGAAAAAGACGAGGGATACGTCGTCGAGGCCAAGATTCCGTGGTCATCGTTTACGAAGGCGAGCAAAGTGCCTCCGGAATCTGGCAGCTTTTGGCGTATGAACTTCTATGCCATGCAAAACAATGGCGGCGTGGCTTGGTCGCCCATTTTGGGAATGGGCAATTTTCACAAGGCTGCCCGGTTTGGCCGGGTCAAATGGCAGCGTTAA
- a CDS encoding serine protease: MMPRHVPPSRDPHSPAPVSGDVQARARRSVVAVLAGGSGGTGFIALENGLVATSWRAVGFYSEVMLRYDDGRRASGRVVYVNAERDVAFVLPTSTSSAARLSLRTSPLPRMGEQVSVLIASSTAPLMMAFATVSSESQGGGPALLDPDLASRTGRGGCPVIDAVGNVIGLITAGPHAGRGVNERSCRLLPVGFFARDMRPLDVPASDIGDRPLVYRCLTCSEPFAAEHDRCQSCGALLPHVYEVPPHAMSAERVVRDALATLEIVSNRVRIGPRAWRVMHKAPGTDGPPTEVLLRIDDAALLIILRVAVVRLPAANHESFYRLLLTANDISTGPCKLSLSGDTVMLSFSEPVFAFASEHDVAALFHEIVLLADQYRSVLSDHFGAEPIREGNA, from the coding sequence ATGATGCCGCGACACGTTCCGCCTTCGCGCGACCCGCACAGCCCGGCCCCCGTCTCGGGTGACGTTCAAGCTCGGGCTCGTCGATCCGTCGTCGCAGTGCTTGCTGGTGGATCGGGTGGAACCGGCTTCATCGCGCTCGAAAACGGGCTCGTCGCAACGAGCTGGCGGGCCGTGGGGTTTTACTCCGAGGTGATGCTTCGGTACGACGATGGGCGGCGAGCATCTGGGCGTGTCGTCTACGTGAATGCCGAGCGTGACGTCGCGTTCGTGCTGCCTACCAGCACGTCGAGCGCAGCGCGTTTGTCATTGCGAACCAGTCCGCTCCCGCGCATGGGAGAACAAGTCTCCGTGCTGATCGCTTCGTCGACCGCGCCGCTCATGATGGCCTTCGCTACGGTGTCTTCCGAGAGCCAAGGCGGCGGCCCGGCGTTGCTCGATCCGGATCTCGCTTCGCGCACGGGGCGCGGTGGGTGCCCGGTCATCGATGCCGTCGGAAACGTCATCGGCCTGATCACTGCAGGTCCACATGCTGGGCGTGGGGTGAACGAGCGATCCTGTCGCCTTCTGCCGGTTGGGTTCTTCGCGCGCGACATGCGGCCGCTCGACGTTCCGGCTTCCGACATCGGTGATCGACCGCTCGTTTATCGCTGTCTCACGTGTTCCGAGCCGTTCGCGGCCGAGCACGATCGCTGCCAGTCGTGTGGAGCTCTGCTGCCGCACGTCTACGAAGTGCCTCCGCACGCGATGAGCGCAGAGCGCGTCGTTCGCGATGCTCTCGCCACGCTCGAGATCGTCTCCAACCGAGTGCGCATTGGCCCGCGTGCATGGCGCGTCATGCATAAAGCTCCAGGCACCGACGGGCCTCCTACCGAGGTGCTCCTACGCATCGACGACGCAGCGCTGTTGATCATCTTGCGCGTCGCGGTCGTGCGTCTTCCGGCAGCAAATCACGAGTCTTTCTACCGCTTGCTGCTCACGGCCAACGATATCTCCACCGGTCCGTGCAAGCTCTCGCTCTCCGGAGACACGGTCATGCTGTCGTTCTCCGAGCCGGTCTTCGCTTTCGCCAGCGAACACGACGTCGCCGCGCTCTTTCACGAAATCGTTCTTCTTGCCGATCAGTACCGCTCGGTGTTGTCGGATCACTTCGGCGCTGAACCAATTCGAGAAGGCAACGCGTAA
- the argC gene encoding N-acetyl-gamma-glutamyl-phosphate reductase: protein MSIGPKTVSILGVSGYAGSELVPLLDHPKFYLIGAASDRWQGTCLGEYLRLPGRLSRMVVSPMADAMKLAKDSEIVVLATPAEVSMQLVPKLVETGVRVVDLSGAFRLTNLEDYPRFYKFDHTAPEYCAEAHYGLPEVRDASSDPSGITSARVVANPGCYATAAIVALAPLLRAGIIERDGIFLDGKSGVSGAGRKAEERYSFMEVDENVSPYRVGDHQHTPEIEQALSRVAKAPVHVTFVPHLLPVKRGLMVTAYARLSRDVSQADVEALYRRDYRYAEGLVDVTEPGNVTLTRVAYTPLANVGVRVLPERSAVVVVSALDNLLKGAASQAMQNLCAMIGVSSGFLRGCT from the coding sequence GTGTCCATCGGGCCTAAGACCGTTTCGATACTGGGCGTGAGCGGTTACGCTGGCAGCGAGCTCGTGCCGCTACTCGATCACCCGAAATTCTACCTGATCGGCGCTGCGTCTGATCGGTGGCAAGGCACGTGTCTCGGCGAGTACCTCCGGCTTCCGGGGCGCCTGAGTCGCATGGTCGTGTCGCCGATGGCCGATGCCATGAAGCTCGCAAAAGACAGCGAAATCGTGGTGCTCGCAACGCCCGCGGAAGTATCCATGCAGCTCGTGCCGAAGCTCGTGGAGACGGGCGTGCGCGTCGTGGATTTGTCGGGTGCGTTTCGCTTGACGAACCTAGAGGATTATCCGCGGTTCTACAAATTCGATCATACGGCGCCGGAGTATTGCGCGGAGGCGCATTACGGATTGCCCGAAGTGCGTGACGCGTCGAGCGATCCGAGCGGCATTACATCCGCGCGCGTCGTGGCCAATCCTGGTTGTTATGCGACGGCGGCCATCGTGGCGCTGGCGCCGCTCTTGCGTGCGGGAATCATCGAACGTGATGGGATTTTCTTGGATGGCAAAAGTGGAGTATCCGGGGCGGGGCGGAAAGCCGAAGAGCGATATTCGTTCATGGAAGTGGACGAAAACGTTTCGCCTTATCGCGTGGGGGATCATCAGCACACGCCTGAAATCGAGCAAGCGTTGTCACGCGTGGCAAAGGCGCCCGTGCACGTGACGTTCGTGCCGCATTTGCTGCCGGTCAAACGAGGTCTCATGGTGACGGCGTATGCTCGGCTTTCTCGCGACGTGTCGCAGGCCGACGTCGAAGCGCTCTATCGTCGCGATTATCGCTATGCGGAGGGTCTCGTGGATGTGACGGAGCCCGGCAATGTGACGCTTACGCGCGTCGCGTATACGCCGCTCGCGAATGTGGGGGTACGCGTGCTTCCCGAGCGATCGGCCGTGGTGGTCGTATCGGCTCTCGACAACTTGCTCAAAGGCGCAGCGTCGCAAGCAATGCAAAACCTTTGCGCGATGATTGGTGTTTCGTCAGGTTTTCTTCGAGGTTGCACGTGA
- the ffh gene encoding signal recognition particle protein yields the protein MFDTLTRGFRQARNRLAGLTELTESNIDTALREVRLSLLEADVELGVVKAFLSRVKEKAIGRTVEARVKHEGATHQVSASDHFVKICHDELEAMMRHDGETISWASGRPTGIMMVGLQGSGKTTSCAKLAKFVTSKGKKPLLVAADMQRPAAVEQLKVLGNSIKIPVFNIAGKSPIDICTAAEAEAKKLGRDVIIYDTAGRLAIDEKLMQELDQIKSRVAPENIYLVVDAMIGQDSVKTARAFHERLGISGVVLTKLDGDARGGAAISIKEVTGAPILFTGIGETTDKFEEFRAEGMASRILGMGDVVGLMQDFEGVIDQKKAEKDAERLLQGDFTLEDFLEQVRMIQKMGSLKDLVDKLPLGNFFPGGLPKDVNLDDRELVRIEAMIQSMTRQEKSDPYALIREPKRAERIAKGSGTTAEAVSELVQKFVFMKQMMGNLGQNMGMMGKIPGMKQLAQMKNMRQAMAGMGGGMPGMPGMPGMGGFPGMGMPGMGMPGMGMPGMGMPGMGMGGGADGPSMTKMRTLSQAEKNAKKNQRKRERDARKKGRK from the coding sequence ATGTTCGACACGCTTACCCGAGGTTTCCGCCAGGCTCGCAACCGACTTGCGGGTCTCACCGAGCTCACCGAATCCAACATCGACACCGCTCTGCGCGAAGTGCGGCTGAGCTTGCTCGAAGCGGACGTCGAGCTCGGCGTCGTCAAAGCGTTTCTGAGCCGCGTCAAAGAGAAGGCCATCGGCCGCACCGTCGAAGCACGCGTCAAGCACGAAGGCGCGACGCACCAAGTTTCGGCGAGCGACCACTTCGTGAAGATTTGTCACGACGAACTCGAAGCCATGATGCGTCACGATGGCGAGACCATCTCGTGGGCGTCGGGCAGGCCGACGGGCATCATGATGGTCGGTTTGCAGGGCTCTGGAAAAACGACCAGTTGCGCAAAGCTCGCCAAGTTCGTCACGAGCAAGGGCAAGAAGCCGCTGCTCGTTGCCGCAGACATGCAGCGGCCCGCCGCCGTCGAGCAGCTCAAGGTGCTCGGTAACTCGATCAAAATTCCCGTCTTCAACATCGCGGGCAAGTCGCCGATCGACATCTGCACCGCTGCCGAAGCCGAAGCGAAGAAGCTCGGGCGCGACGTCATCATCTACGACACAGCAGGCCGCTTGGCGATCGACGAGAAGCTCATGCAGGAGCTCGATCAGATCAAGTCGCGTGTGGCGCCCGAGAACATCTACCTCGTCGTTGACGCGATGATTGGTCAAGACTCGGTGAAGACGGCGCGAGCGTTTCACGAGCGGCTTGGCATCAGCGGCGTGGTGCTCACGAAGCTCGATGGTGATGCGCGTGGTGGTGCAGCGATCAGCATCAAGGAAGTCACGGGCGCGCCCATTCTGTTCACCGGCATCGGCGAAACGACGGACAAGTTCGAGGAGTTCCGCGCCGAAGGCATGGCGAGCCGCATCCTCGGCATGGGTGACGTCGTCGGCCTGATGCAAGACTTCGAGGGCGTCATCGATCAGAAGAAGGCCGAAAAGGACGCCGAACGGCTCCTGCAAGGCGACTTCACGTTGGAAGACTTCCTCGAGCAAGTTCGCATGATCCAGAAGATGGGATCGCTGAAGGATCTCGTGGACAAACTCCCGCTCGGCAACTTCTTCCCCGGGGGTTTGCCCAAGGACGTCAATCTGGACGATCGGGAGCTCGTGCGTATCGAGGCGATGATTCAATCGATGACGCGCCAGGAAAAAAGCGACCCCTACGCGCTGATTCGCGAGCCCAAGCGAGCCGAGCGCATTGCGAAGGGGTCGGGCACGACTGCCGAGGCTGTTTCCGAGCTCGTGCAGAAGTTCGTCTTCATGAAGCAAATGATGGGGAACCTCGGCCAAAACATGGGCATGATGGGCAAGATCCCCGGAATGAAGCAATTGGCGCAAATGAAGAACATGCGTCAAGCGATGGCGGGCATGGGCGGTGGAATGCCTGGTATGCCCGGTATGCCGGGCATGGGTGGTTTTCCCGGAATGGGAATGCCTGGGATGGGAATGCCCGGAATGGGTATGCCTGGAATGGGTATGCCTGGCATGGGAATGGGCGGCGGCGCGGATGGTCCGAGCATGACGAAGATGCGGACGCTGAGCCAAGCCGAGAAAAACGCGAAGAAGAATCAGCGCAAGCGCGAACGCGATGCGCGCAAGAAGGGTCGGAAGTAG
- a CDS encoding NADH-quinone oxidoreductase subunit H: MAGLAGISRSCGAFVKLALLIALVGGCHARDAAPDLLRVVDVAPKEIEVGDRLEVIGTNLPTGDAREATITLHGTLHRPGEAPIADQTIVVGKARLSTERVTANITEALIARVCGQGDDASHTTFRGDVTVTLDTRVDGALPVAGSVKNVTLDARPKAPRRAVAMGREADGKRTLEFLGIAVSEEASTTSGLVIAAVRPDSPAARAKIGPGDVITTFDGVTVSSVSDMIPSGSEREPVLSVRRGADEVIAVPISIENFHANATNDLLGAAIVLGVFAALLVLLTTPLSGLLAWFARRLALRAVVVGTGSRARSLGANVVQAVREEITQQIVPKNGDPILSYFAPILSFVGVSATFVVMPFARKLVGAELDVGMLFLIALTALVSLALVTGGSLAHERWTLLRGLRGAWRTLVQQIPAIAAIACAVLATGSLKMDDIVAAQAGQGGSLLETGGWPWHWFVFRNPATLVLFFACMSALVSADQGSPSMLAEADAGPGASEAKTTTRRLLYSFGEWAHVFIACGIVSALFLGGWQLPGVHFEVVRATLGVQLVSALFFLLKSWALVFFVVWLRQALPRLGSRERARVSLRWLVPVSLVSLGLAVGFVEVLPLLGLGRNAGLVIGAVTFVAWSLGTWILAWRVKIEASEPRTVLHLNPII; the protein is encoded by the coding sequence ATGGCCGGACTCGCCGGAATCTCGCGCTCGTGCGGCGCGTTCGTGAAACTCGCGTTGCTCATCGCGCTCGTCGGGGGCTGTCACGCTCGCGATGCAGCGCCTGATCTGCTTCGCGTCGTCGATGTTGCGCCGAAGGAAATCGAGGTCGGTGATCGGCTCGAGGTGATCGGGACAAACCTGCCCACCGGCGATGCTCGCGAAGCGACGATCACGCTCCACGGCACGCTGCACCGGCCCGGTGAAGCACCGATTGCAGATCAAACGATCGTCGTGGGTAAGGCGCGTTTGTCCACGGAGCGCGTGACGGCAAACATCACCGAAGCGCTCATCGCTCGCGTGTGCGGTCAGGGCGACGATGCATCGCATACGACGTTCCGCGGCGATGTGACGGTGACGCTCGACACGCGGGTCGATGGAGCTTTGCCCGTCGCAGGGTCGGTCAAGAACGTCACGCTCGATGCTCGCCCCAAAGCTCCTCGCCGCGCCGTTGCGATGGGCCGCGAAGCCGACGGCAAGCGAACGCTCGAGTTTTTGGGGATCGCCGTATCCGAAGAAGCGTCGACGACGAGCGGGCTCGTGATCGCTGCAGTTCGTCCGGACAGTCCGGCTGCGCGGGCGAAGATCGGTCCGGGCGACGTCATCACGACCTTCGACGGCGTCACGGTGTCGAGCGTGTCGGACATGATTCCGAGCGGCAGCGAGCGTGAACCCGTCTTGTCCGTGAGACGCGGTGCCGACGAAGTCATCGCCGTGCCGATCTCGATCGAAAACTTTCACGCCAACGCAACGAATGATCTGCTCGGTGCAGCCATCGTTCTTGGCGTGTTCGCGGCACTGCTCGTGCTTTTGACGACGCCGCTTTCGGGCTTGCTTGCGTGGTTTGCTCGTCGACTTGCGCTGCGAGCGGTCGTGGTTGGCACGGGCTCGAGGGCGCGGTCGCTCGGGGCGAACGTGGTTCAGGCGGTGCGTGAAGAGATCACGCAGCAAATTGTCCCGAAAAACGGTGACCCGATCCTGTCGTATTTTGCGCCGATTCTGTCGTTTGTCGGCGTGTCGGCGACGTTTGTCGTGATGCCGTTCGCTCGTAAGCTCGTTGGGGCGGAGCTCGACGTGGGCATGCTCTTCCTCATTGCCCTCACGGCGCTCGTGAGCCTGGCGCTCGTGACGGGCGGATCGTTGGCACACGAACGATGGACGTTGCTCCGCGGCTTGCGAGGTGCGTGGCGAACGCTGGTGCAACAAATTCCAGCGATTGCGGCCATTGCTTGTGCCGTGCTCGCGACCGGGTCGTTGAAGATGGACGACATCGTCGCGGCTCAGGCGGGGCAGGGTGGTTCGCTGCTCGAGACGGGAGGCTGGCCGTGGCATTGGTTTGTCTTCCGAAACCCAGCGACGTTGGTGCTATTTTTTGCCTGCATGAGTGCGCTCGTGTCGGCGGATCAAGGTTCTCCGTCGATGCTGGCGGAGGCGGATGCGGGGCCTGGCGCTTCGGAAGCGAAAACGACGACGCGCCGCCTGCTCTACTCATTCGGCGAGTGGGCGCATGTGTTCATTGCGTGCGGCATCGTGAGCGCGCTTTTCCTCGGCGGGTGGCAACTGCCGGGTGTGCACTTCGAGGTTGTTCGCGCAACGCTCGGCGTGCAGCTCGTGTCCGCACTGTTTTTCCTGCTGAAGAGCTGGGCGCTCGTGTTTTTCGTGGTGTGGCTTCGCCAAGCGTTGCCGCGGCTCGGCAGTCGTGAACGTGCGCGCGTGTCGTTGCGATGGCTCGTCCCCGTGTCGCTCGTTTCGCTTGGCTTGGCTGTTGGTTTCGTTGAAGTGCTTCCGCTGCTGGGATTGGGGCGGAACGCGGGGCTCGTGATCGGTGCGGTCACGTTTGTCGCGTGGTCTCTCGGCACGTGGATCCTTGCATGGCGCGTGAAGATCGAAGCTTCCGAGCCGCGGACTGTGCTCCACTTGAATCCGATCATTTGA